AAGGATACTTGACGCCCAGGCCAAGGCGCACGCAAAGTACTTCTATGACGACAGGAGGAGGCGCTAAGGAGGGAAATAGATCCCGACCTTTTCATGGAGAAGTACTGATACAAACTTCCGACGGGCAAAACGCCAGAAATTCCGAAAATCCTTCGGTTTTATCCCTTCCTTTTCTGAGCATAGAGTTTTAACCATCTTCACCAATGACCTACGGTGATTACCGTGGAACAAGTTAAAGCTTACCCTTCTGATTCCGCTAAGTTTAACGTTCCAAGGCGCGAGAAAAAGCTTCTCATGGGCAATGAAGCCATAGCATATGGGGCTTTGGAGAGCGGAGTAAGCTTTGCCACCGGTTATCCTGGAACACCCTCTACCGAGGTCATAGAGACCATAGCCAGGCTAAAGCCGGAGGTCTTCGCCGAGTGGGCGCCCAACGAGAAGGTCGCCCTGGAGGAGGCCGCCGGGGTTGCGTACACCGGCCTAAGGGCGCTCGTAACTATGAAGTGCGTTGGCCTAAACGTCGCCGCCGACCCGCTGATGAGCCTGGCCTATTCGGGCGTTGAAGGTGGCTTAGTTATTCTCGTCGCGGACGACCCGGGACCGCATACCAGCCAGACGGAGCAGGATGACCGGTATTACGGAAAGCTCTCGCTTCTCCCGGTTCTTGAGCCTGCCGATCCTCAAGAGGCCCACGATTTAATCATCTACGCCTACGAGCTGAGTGAGCGCTATAAAGTCCCTGTCATCTTCAGAACGACCACGAGGGTGAACCACACGACGGCCAATGTCGAGGTTGGAGAATTTGTGGAGCTGAACAGGGAGCCCAAGTTCAAGAAGGACATAGAACGCTATGTAAGGGCAAGCATGGATGGCAACAGGAGGAGGCACAAGTGGCTCAACGAGACGCTGAGAAAGATTGAGGAGGAATTCAACTCGATGCCCTTCAACTGGGTCGAGGGCGAGGGAAGGATTGGAATAATCGTCGAAGGAGCGCCCTACAACTACGTGAGGGAGGTTCTCCCAAAGCTCGACGGCGACTTCAAGGTTCTAAAGCTCTCCACTCCCCACCCGCTGCCGAGGAAGCTCGTGGTTGATTTCCTCAAGACGGTTGATTTCGCCATAGTCATAGAGGACGGCGCTCCCTTCCTCGAGGAGGGGGTCAAAATAGCGGCCTACGAAGCTGGTCTCAACGTTCCCATCTACGGCAAGAGGACCGGCCACTTACCCCTTGAAGGTGAGCTCAACCCAAGCCTCGTCAGAAACGCTCTGCTAAGGCTCCTGGGCAGGGAAGCTGAGGAATACACCAAGCCCGAGGAAGTGGCCTACGCGGAAAGCCTCGCCCCCAAGAGGCCACCGGTGATGTGCCCTGGCTGTCCTCACAGGGGCTCATACAGGGCAGCTTTAGACGCTCTAAGGGACCTCAAGCTGGGCCGCTACTCGGTTCCAATACATGGTGACATAGGCTGCTACGCCCTCTCGCTCCTCCCGCCGCTCGAGGCCATCTGGACAGAGTTCGTGATGGGTGCGAGCATAAGCTTAGCCAACGGCCAGAGCATAGCCATGAAGAAAAAGATAATCGCCACGATAGGAGACTCGACCTTCTTCCACAACGGAATCCAGCCGCTGGTTGATGCTGTCTACAAGAACCTAGACGTCCTGGTCATGATACTCGACAACAGGACAACGGCAATGACCGGCCACCAGCCGCATCCGGGAACGGGGGGAAGCGAGACTGGGAGGAAGTTCAAAGAGGTAGACATAGAAGCCCTTGTCAAGGCGCTTGGAGTCCAGTACGTTAAGACCGTAGATCCCTACGACCTGAAGGCAACGAGAGAGGCCATAAAGGAGGCCATGCAGGTTAAAGGGCCGGCCGTGATAATAGCCAGGCGGGAGTGCGTCATCCCTGTGATAAGGCGCGGTGAGATAGGCGAAATTCCCGTAGTTGTGGAGGACAAGTGCACTGGCTGCAAGGCATGCATACTCCTGACGGGCTGTCCAGCTCTGGTCTACGACCCAGAGACTAACAAGGTGGAAATCGACGAGCTCCTCTGTACCGGCTGTGGAGTCTGCAACCAGCTCTGTCCGTTCGACGCGATAAAGTTCCCGAGTGAGCTGGAGAGAAAAAGTTGAAACCTCTCTAATCCCTTTGTTTTCTTCTCTACTCCCTCCACACCTCGAGCACCATAAACCTCCTCACAAGAGGGTTCGGGTAGAGCTCCCAGCCGATACCCTCTGTATCCGCCTCAATCTCCCCGTACAGCCCGCCTTCCCTCGGGTCAAGGCTCTCACCGTAGATCTTCCCAGGGCGAATTTCGACCTTCATGTATCTCGGCAGGCCAACGATAGCTTTTCCGTTCTCCCTCGCGTATTCCAGCGCCCACTTGGTTGAGTAGAGGCCCGAGAAGATCTCCGCTATCCTAACCGGAACGCTCTCCTTACCAACCGCGAGTATCTCTATTCCAGTGTCCTCCCAGAAACGCCTTGCTAAAGGCTGGAGGTCCTTCCTGAGCTCGTGCCATATCGCCTTTCCCCTGTCCGAAATCCTGAGGGCATCGATGGTCACATCATCGAGCTTCCTGATCTCGATTCCTCCGAGCGTTGAGTCTAGGTGGACAACGTCGGGCTTGACCTTTCTGGCGAGCTTCACCGCAAGTAAGGCCTCGTCCCTTATCGCCTGCCTCCCGCCGAGGTCGTAGTTGAACGGGTTGGCGTACTTAACGATGCTCAGCGTTGCGGTTCTGTAGGGCTTCTCGACGAGCACAGCGGCGGTTGCTATAAGCCCCACCGGATTGTACTCCTCATCGAGCACTGCTCCGCCAGTGTCGGCAGCCACTATCCTCATACCCATCACCGGTAAGTTCCAATTACCAATATATGGCGAGACTCTAAATAAGATTAGGTGGTTGTGTTGAGTGAATCGATCGACATAGTTTATGAAGCTTTGGGGCGCTATATCGACGGCCTCTGCGGCTCCACATACATCGGAACCGCGAGGGGAATGGTGGTCCTCTATAGAGGGGCAGAAATCCACCATCTAACGCCCCTCAAAGAGCCGCTACCGTTCCTGAACCTGTTCTACCGTAAGGGCACGGTGGAGATAGTTGGCGTATGGCGGGAGGAAAAGAGCGAGGCCTTCTTCCTGAGAGCGGCCGCGGCGGATGTCAGACTTTTCGAAGATGAAAGAACGATAAGCATCATCACATACCCCCGCACCGGGGACATGCAGGAGAGGGGAATGCTGATAATAACGCTCCACGCCAACATGGGTATGGCCAAAACCCTAAAGAGCATAATACAAGAGGAGACCCGCTTCATAAAGAAGGAAGAGGTGGTGATTTCATCGAGGGTCAGCATCTGAAGCTCATCACTCCTCAGAACTCGGCAAACTCATCATCCCACGAAGCCTTTCAAGGTCATCCCTTAAAGCACTTACCGTCTCTTCGTCGAAAAGGGTCATTCCGGAGTATCGCTTTATGACATCATAGACCTCCGGATGTCTGCTCTCGAGCATTCCCATAAGCTCCCTCGCCGGCAGGAGCAGACCTGTGTCGCGGTAAACGAGGTATGCCCCGATGGTGTAGAGGGCATCCATGTAGGAGTTATAGGCCATATCAAAGCGCCTCTCCTTCAGATAGTACTCTGCACGTCTTATATAAGACAGGGCCTTCTCAATGAGCTCCTCTTCCATTTTCCACACCGCGTATAGTTTATAAGGATAGCCCTAATAAATCTGTCGAGGAAAAATGCGAGCCGAAGTAGCTGCCTGGACCGTGACGATCCTCCTCATACTGTACACCTCATGGAGGGTAGTCAGCCCTCTGATCACGCCTATATTCTTCGGCCTTGTCTTGGCCTATGCAGTTTATCCGATCCACAGGAGGCTCATCCCAAGGTTCGGAGAGGCTAGATCAGCCCTCCTCCTGACGATCGGAATGGTGGGCCTCGGTGGAGTCATAACGGCCGACCTGATAATGATTTCCGCCCAAGTGGCATCTTCCTTCTACTACAACGTCGTGGACTTCTTCAACTGGCTCATGACCCAGCCCCTTCCGACTGGGGTTTCGGACTTCATCCAGAGCTTTTCCGAGCAGTTCGTGCCGAAGCTCTCTGAATACCTATCAACACAGGCGTTCTCACTTCCCACGTACATCCTCCAGCTTGTTACGTTCCTGTTCGTGTTCTACTACGCGCTGGCCAACTCAACGAGTATAAGGGAGCAGATCAGGCTTTCCCTGCCAGAAAAAAACAGACGCCTGGGTGAGGAGATACTGGAGAGCGTGAGCAGAACCCTGAGCGCGCTGGTCAGGGCGTGGCTCCTGCTCAACGTTGTGAAAGGCGTACTCATGACGCTCGGCTTCATAATCTTCCGCGTCTCTGACATGTACACTGCCATAGTTGCCGGCTTTCTAACGTTCTTCTTCAGCTTCGTGCCACTCTTCGAGGGCTGGATGATATGGCTGATAGCTGCAGCCTACTTCGCCAAGGAGGGCATGTACCTCCACGCAGTTGGCATCTCCATCTATGGGGCAGCCTTGGTGTCGCCGCTGCCAGACTACACCATAAGGCCGCGCCTCGTGGCGAAGGACGCAGACCTCGACGAGACGCTGGTCTTCATCGGAATGGTGGGCGGAACGTGGGCGATGGGGATCAAGGGACTCATAATAGGGCCTATAGTGCTGAACCTCCTGCTGACGCTCCTAAAAGAGTGGAAGAGACTTATAGAGAGGGAAGAAGCTTCACGCCAGCTCTCTCAAGCTCCTTCAGAGCCAGCTCCTCGTCCTCAGGCTTAATTCCCTTAACCGCGTCGAGGAGTAGGCAAGTCTCAAAGCCGTTCTTGACGGCATCCAATGCGGTAGCTTTAACGCAGTACTCAGTTGCGACGCCGCAGACGTAGACTCTCTTTACCCCCTTCTCCCTCAGAATTTCTGCCAGGTTCGTCCCCTCGAAGCCCGAATAGGCTTCCTTGTCTGGCTCGGTTGCCTTTGAGATTATCACCGCATCCTGCGGCAGCTCAACGACGAACTCTGCCCCCGGAGTGTCCTGAACGCAGTGCCTCGGCCACGGCCCACCCTGTTCCTTAAAGCTCATGTGGTTCTCAGGGTGCCAGTCCCTTGTGGCGACTATAAGGGCGCCCCTCTCCTTGAACTTCTTGATGTACTCGTTGCACTTGGAGATAATCTTATCCCCATCGGGGACTGGCAGTGTCCCACCGGGCATGAAATCCCTCTGCATGTCCACAACGATAAGCGCCTCCTCGGGCATCTCCAATCACCATAACGAAATTGGGAAGAAAGGTTAAAACCGTTTATTGGGCGACTCCGTCCATTCATACCTCAAGTCTATCCTTAAACTTCGACATGTCAACGCCCTTGTCGAGGCCAAAGAGATAAGCTAAAAGCCTCTCGTCGAGGTCGCCGTAGCGCTCGCGCATAGCTTTTATCCCCTCAAGGACATCATTCTCGTCCCAGCCAAGGGAACGGGCGAGGTACTCCACCATGGCATTGAAGAGATCCTCGCTCTCCTCCTCGCTCTCGAGCAGGGCCTCATTGATGACCAGAATTCCGTCTTTTTCCACGAGGAGGCCGCTCTCGATCGACCTTTCAATCAGCTCTTTGGCCGACCTGACGTCCATTAATCTGAGCTTGAAGGCCAGTATTCCAACCAGCTCACTCCTCGTGAACTCAGTAGAGCCTTTGTATGTTATCGCACTTTTCAGAGGGTGCACACGACCACCTAACGTTTTTAGGGTGGCGGAATAAATAAACCTTTGCATCTGGGCCTTCGGCCGATAGTGGTTTAAGCTCTTAGAGAGTAGAAAAAGCGGTGGTGGTTATGGAGCAGAGAACTCACAGGCTAACCTCTGAAAGGCTCGTTGGAAAGCCCATGAAGATTGAAGACGGCTACGCTGAGGTGGTTCTTGAGACGACGGAAGAGATGGCCGTCGATGAGTACGGCCTCGTTCACGGAGGCTTCACCTTCGGGCTTGCCGATTACGCCGCTATGTTGGCGGTGAACGAGCCGACCGTCGTCCTTGGAAAGGCAGAGGTAAAGTTCCTCAAGCCGGTCAAGGCAGGCGAAAGACTACTCGCAAAGGCGAAGGTTGAGGAAGACCTGGGTAGAAAGAAGCTGGTGAAAGCCGAAGTGTTCAACGAGAAGAACGAGAAGGTCTTTGAGGGAACCTTCCACTGCTACGTCCTTGAGAAGCACGTCCTCGAGTGACCAAAATTTTTTAAATCCCAATATCGGATTTCGATATCGGTGTTCGATATGAAGTACCGCGACTTCCTGACTCTGCACGTCCTCCACCACGCAGAAAGGGGGCCGATAACCGGTTCTTTCATGATGGAAGAGCTCAAAAGACATGGCTATCACATCAGTCCGGGCACGATATACCCACTCCTGCACAGCATGGAAAAAAGCGGACTCTTAAAGAGCCGCTGGGAGGTCAGGGAAGGGAGGCGCGTCAGGGTCTATGAAATAACCGATCTTGGAAGAAAAGCACTGGAGGAAGGTAAGGCAAGGGTTAGAGAGCTCTGCCGAGAGCTGCTGGAGGAATGAGGGATGGAGAAGAAAGAACAGAAAATTCTGGGAGTGAGCTGGAACGTCTTCCTGCTCGGGATTGTCAGTTTCCTCAACGACATGAGCAGCGAGATGATAGCCCCCGTTGTGCCCACCTATCTAACGGATGTGCTCGGAATAGGCAAGGCCGCGAGCGGTTCAATTATGGGGTTGATAGAGAGCCTCAGCTCGCTCTTCAAGGTGCTCTTCGGCTACTTCAGCGACCGCTTTAGAAAAAGGAAGCTCTTCGTGGCCTTCGGCTACCTCTTCTCAACCATAGCGAAGGCAGCGCTCGCCTTCGTTCACTCCTGGTGGGAGTTCATAACGCTCAGGATTCTCGACAGGGTTGGGAAGGGGATAAGGACCGCCCCGAGGGACGCACTGATAGCTGAATCGAGCGAGAAGGGAAAGACGGGCAAGTCCTTCGGCTTCCACAGGATGATGGACACCCTTGGAGCGGTGGCCGGACCGCTCACGGCGATAGCCATCCTCAAACTGCTGAAAGACATCCCAATGGAGACCGCCTACCGCTACGTTTTCCTGCTCTCGGCAGTCCCGGGAATAATCGGCGTGGTCATCGTGGTTCTCCTTGTAAAGGACAAGGGAGGGGACGTAAAAAGGAAGATAAAGGGAATATCGGCCCTCAAATCCAAGAACCTGCGCCTTTTCCTGCTTGTGGTTGCCATCGGCGCGCTCGGGAGGTACAGCTACGCCTTCACCCTCTGGAAGGCGGAAGAGCTCGGCTTCTCCGTCGTTCAGGGACTGGGCTTTTACGCGCTCTTCAACCTAATCTACGCCCTATCAGCCTATCCTCTCGGGGCTTACTCGGACACATTCGGAAAGAAGAAGATGATAACCATCGGGTTTGGCCTGGCAGCACTCGCTTCCCTCACCTTCGCCTACGCCAGGGACATATACACGCTCATAGCGGCCTTCGTCCTCTACGGCCTCTACATAGCCATTGAGGACACTATCCCGAGGGCCTACATGGCCGACTTAGCGAAGGAATTCGAGAAGGGCACGGTAATAGGAGCATACCACACCGTCTTCGGAGTTTTCGTCTTCCCAGCGTCCGTCATAGCGGGCTGGCTCTGGCAGAGCTATTCACTGACCTACTCGTTCACCTTCGCGGCGCTGATGAACATGCTGGCGATGGGGCTGATGGTTTTCGTGAGGGAATGACTCCCCTTTCCTATTTTACGAATCGTGACGCTCAGAGAAGAAAAGGGAATTAGGCACCGAGCTTCTCAAGCTCTTCCTTTCCTATGAGTAGAGGCCTCTCAGCCTCTATAACGTAGCTTAGCTCCCAGAGGACTTCACCTTTGTTCATGGCCTTGGCGTAGCGCTCGGCCATCTCCTCGGCCTCTTCAAGTGAGTTAGCCTCGATTATCCTCCTGACGTACCATTTCCTATCTCCAAAGCGAAGCTTGAACTCCGCCATGTACATGGGCACCACCGTAGGGAGTTCGGTCGGAAGTATAAAAACCTAAGGCTCACGGTTCCTCCGCGTAGTAAGCCCCGTTCCTCTCAACGGTCCCGAAGATCTTGCCCCCTTCCTTCGTGCGGAGCTCCACGAGGACCTTAGCGGGCTCGCGCTCAACTTCATCCTCCACAACTCTCTTGCTTAGAACCTGGATAAAGGCATCCCCCAGCCTCTCGAACTCGAAGACGAGAACGTCATCCTCCCATCTGTGGCCGCGGTAAGAAACGCCGCCCATTCTAAAAGTAACCTCAACCTTAACCTTCATTCGGACTCCTCCAAAAACTTGTACCATAAAAACCTTCAGCTTTCACCTTTAAAAAGGTTGGGAAAAGGGTCAAGAGCTCTTCTTCAGCTTGAGCACCTGCTTGGCGAACTCCTCAAGCACTTCCTTGCGCATACCCTCGAAGAACTTTATTGAGCCGGCGTAGCCGTGGCCGCCGCCCTCGATGCCAGCGCTCGGGAGGGCCTCCTGGAGCTTGGGTATTATCTCGTTGAGGTCGAAGTTGTAGGCCGCCATGCCGTCTGAAGCCCTCACCACCGCGAAGTCTGGGCCGTAGGCCAAGGTTAGTATCGGGCTGTCTTCGCCGTACTTCTCCTTGAAGTGGTCGTGGATCAGGCCGCTCAGCTTGCCGGGACTCGGGTAGCTGAACTTCGGTGCATAGAGCTCTATGTCTATGGTGTTGAACCTTATGCCGTTCGGCAGGACGACGCTCTTAACGTGCGGCAGTGAAGCCCTAAGGGCCTTCTCCTGCTTCTCCTTGACCTCTGGATAAATTGCGTCGATAAGCATCCTGTGCCTCTGCAGGTTGCCCGTCAGGAGGAGTATCTCGTCAATTATGCCGTGCCCGTCCATGAACTTCCAGAAGTAGGCCTCGTGGTCTATAACCTCGGCTATCTTCTTGAGATCCTCCTCGGTTAGACCCTTCGCCTTCTTGGCGATCTCAAGGTACTGGTAGAACTCCGGTGCTTTACTCCTGTCGCCGGTTCCGGCTATGGCTGGCAGGTGCTTTATCTTGTCCTCCACTGCCGGGTTTATGTAGCGGGCCACTTCAGTTGCCAGCATTCCGGCGGTCAGTTC
This genomic stretch from Thermococcus sp. CX2 harbors:
- the iorA gene encoding indolepyruvate ferredoxin oxidoreductase subunit alpha; this translates as MEQVKAYPSDSAKFNVPRREKKLLMGNEAIAYGALESGVSFATGYPGTPSTEVIETIARLKPEVFAEWAPNEKVALEEAAGVAYTGLRALVTMKCVGLNVAADPLMSLAYSGVEGGLVILVADDPGPHTSQTEQDDRYYGKLSLLPVLEPADPQEAHDLIIYAYELSERYKVPVIFRTTTRVNHTTANVEVGEFVELNREPKFKKDIERYVRASMDGNRRRHKWLNETLRKIEEEFNSMPFNWVEGEGRIGIIVEGAPYNYVREVLPKLDGDFKVLKLSTPHPLPRKLVVDFLKTVDFAIVIEDGAPFLEEGVKIAAYEAGLNVPIYGKRTGHLPLEGELNPSLVRNALLRLLGREAEEYTKPEEVAYAESLAPKRPPVMCPGCPHRGSYRAALDALRDLKLGRYSVPIHGDIGCYALSLLPPLEAIWTEFVMGASISLANGQSIAMKKKIIATIGDSTFFHNGIQPLVDAVYKNLDVLVMILDNRTTAMTGHQPHPGTGGSETGRKFKEVDIEALVKALGVQYVKTVDPYDLKATREAIKEAMQVKGPAVIIARRECVIPVIRRGEIGEIPVVVEDKCTGCKACILLTGCPALVYDPETNKVEIDELLCTGCGVCNQLCPFDAIKFPSELERKS
- a CDS encoding DUF4152 family protein, with protein sequence MRIVAADTGGAVLDEEYNPVGLIATAAVLVEKPYRTATLSIVKYANPFNYDLGGRQAIRDEALLAVKLARKVKPDVVHLDSTLGGIEIRKLDDVTIDALRISDRGKAIWHELRKDLQPLARRFWEDTGIEILAVGKESVPVRIAEIFSGLYSTKWALEYARENGKAIVGLPRYMKVEIRPGKIYGESLDPREGGLYGEIEADTEGIGWELYPNPLVRRFMVLEVWRE
- a CDS encoding AI-2E family transporter translates to MRAEVAAWTVTILLILYTSWRVVSPLITPIFFGLVLAYAVYPIHRRLIPRFGEARSALLLTIGMVGLGGVITADLIMISAQVASSFYYNVVDFFNWLMTQPLPTGVSDFIQSFSEQFVPKLSEYLSTQAFSLPTYILQLVTFLFVFYYALANSTSIREQIRLSLPEKNRRLGEEILESVSRTLSALVRAWLLLNVVKGVLMTLGFIIFRVSDMYTAIVAGFLTFFFSFVPLFEGWMIWLIAAAYFAKEGMYLHAVGISIYGAALVSPLPDYTIRPRLVAKDADLDETLVFIGMVGGTWAMGIKGLIIGPIVLNLLLTLLKEWKRLIEREEASRQLSQAPSEPAPRPQA
- a CDS encoding nicotinamidase, whose amino-acid sequence is MPEEALIVVDMQRDFMPGGTLPVPDGDKIISKCNEYIKKFKERGALIVATRDWHPENHMSFKEQGGPWPRHCVQDTPGAEFVVELPQDAVIISKATEPDKEAYSGFEGTNLAEILREKGVKRVYVCGVATEYCVKATALDAVKNGFETCLLLDAVKGIKPEDEELALKELERAGVKLLPSL
- a CDS encoding DUF2240 family protein — encoded protein: MHPLKSAITYKGSTEFTRSELVGILAFKLRLMDVRSAKELIERSIESGLLVEKDGILVINEALLESEEESEDLFNAMVEYLARSLGWDENDVLEGIKAMRERYGDLDERLLAYLFGLDKGVDMSKFKDRLEV
- a CDS encoding PaaI family thioesterase, translating into MEQRTHRLTSERLVGKPMKIEDGYAEVVLETTEEMAVDEYGLVHGGFTFGLADYAAMLAVNEPTVVLGKAEVKFLKPVKAGERLLAKAKVEEDLGRKKLVKAEVFNEKNEKVFEGTFHCYVLEKHVLE
- a CDS encoding PadR family transcriptional regulator; amino-acid sequence: MKYRDFLTLHVLHHAERGPITGSFMMEELKRHGYHISPGTIYPLLHSMEKSGLLKSRWEVREGRRVRVYEITDLGRKALEEGKARVRELCRELLEE
- a CDS encoding MFS transporter, which codes for MEKKEQKILGVSWNVFLLGIVSFLNDMSSEMIAPVVPTYLTDVLGIGKAASGSIMGLIESLSSLFKVLFGYFSDRFRKRKLFVAFGYLFSTIAKAALAFVHSWWEFITLRILDRVGKGIRTAPRDALIAESSEKGKTGKSFGFHRMMDTLGAVAGPLTAIAILKLLKDIPMETAYRYVFLLSAVPGIIGVVIVVLLVKDKGGDVKRKIKGISALKSKNLRLFLLVVAIGALGRYSYAFTLWKAEELGFSVVQGLGFYALFNLIYALSAYPLGAYSDTFGKKKMITIGFGLAALASLTFAYARDIYTLIAAFVLYGLYIAIEDTIPRAYMADLAKEFEKGTVIGAYHTVFGVFVFPASVIAGWLWQSYSLTYSFTFAALMNMLAMGLMVFVRE